From the genome of Candidatus Binatia bacterium:
CGACGAGCACGACGAAGAGCGCGACGCCTGCGAGCGCGGCGAGCGCGAGGATCTGACCCGGCAGCATCCAGACGCGATTGACGAGGATGTCGCGCAGCAAACCGCCGCCGACGCCGTTGATGACGCCGACCAAGATCGCCGCGGGAATCGAGAGGCCCATCTGGAGCGACATCTGCGCGCCGACGCACGCATACGCGCCGAGGCCGAGCGCGTCGGCGGTGTCGAGCAAGAGCTGATAGCCGCGCGACGGCTTGCGCCCGCCCGCGACGACACTGCCCACCGTTCCGACGATCGCGCCGCAGAGAATGACGATGAGATAGTTCGGATTCTGCAGCACGACGGGAACGTGCTGTAAGAAGATGCCGTCCCGCAGAAGTCCGCCGCCGGCCGCCGAGACGAACGCCATCACAAAGATGCCGGTGTAATCGTATCCGTAGCGCACCCCGAGGCCCGCGCCGGAGACCGCCCAGAAGAACGTCGCGC
Proteins encoded in this window:
- a CDS encoding TRIC cation channel family protein, whose amino-acid sequence is MHGEFELSPLFDLGATFFWAVSGAGLGVRYGYDYTGIFVMAFVSAAGGGLLRDGIFLQHVPVVLQNPNYLIVILCGAIVGTVGSVVAGGRKPSRGYQLLLDTADALGLGAYACVGAQMSLQMGLSIPAAILVGVINGVGGGLLRDILVNRVWMLPGQILALAALAGVALFVVLVEKTPVAGGEAAWAAIALTFVIRMLAIRFDWRTRALVSPEGE